A stretch of the Bradyrhizobium sp. CCBAU 53351 genome encodes the following:
- a CDS encoding amidase family protein, translating to MQDLWRLSAADLATLVKSKKVSAREAAKAGLARLDAVNPKLNAVIDHRPDDVLKQADAVDAAIARGEDPGVLAGVPVTIKANVDQEGFATTNGLKLQRDVIAREDNPVVANFRKAGAILLGRTNCPAFSYRWFTTNLIHGDTKNPRDASLTPGGSSGGAGSAVAAGIGHIAHGTDIAGSIRYPAYACGVHGLRPTLGRIPAFNPALPERPIGPQIMAVSGPLARTVNDLRISLEAMSARDIRDPWFVPAPLQGPARDKRAALCLNPGGLATTPEVKAAVSDAGKRLERAGWTVDIIEDTPPMREAVEWQIKLWLGDGYEAQLEAAEREGDPGALACLRGNRARVTPMDQANYAKALTRRATLTRDWMLFFEKYAVLLTPVSGELPFPDHLDRKDDESFKRVWEAQLPQIAIPFMGLPGLVVSTGLVGKAPVGVHVVSGRYREDLCLLAGEAIEAGGVPPSPIDPVG from the coding sequence ATGCAAGATCTCTGGCGCCTGTCGGCTGCCGACCTCGCCACCCTCGTCAAGTCCAAAAAGGTGTCCGCCAGGGAGGCTGCCAAGGCCGGTCTCGCCCGGCTCGATGCCGTCAATCCCAAGCTCAATGCGGTGATCGACCACCGGCCGGACGACGTGCTCAAGCAGGCCGATGCCGTCGATGCCGCCATCGCGCGGGGCGAGGATCCGGGCGTGCTCGCCGGTGTGCCCGTCACCATCAAGGCCAATGTCGACCAGGAGGGCTTTGCCACCACCAATGGCCTGAAGCTGCAGCGCGACGTGATCGCGCGCGAGGACAATCCGGTCGTCGCCAATTTCCGCAAAGCCGGCGCCATCCTGCTCGGCCGTACCAATTGCCCGGCCTTTTCCTATCGCTGGTTCACCACCAACCTCATCCATGGCGACACCAAGAACCCGCGCGATGCCTCGCTGACGCCGGGCGGCTCCTCCGGCGGCGCCGGTTCGGCGGTCGCGGCCGGCATCGGCCACATCGCCCACGGCACCGACATTGCCGGCTCGATCCGTTATCCCGCCTACGCCTGCGGCGTGCACGGTCTGCGCCCCACGCTGGGGCGCATCCCCGCCTTCAACCCCGCGCTGCCGGAGCGCCCGATCGGGCCGCAGATCATGGCGGTGTCGGGTCCGCTGGCGCGCACCGTCAACGATTTGCGCATCTCGCTCGAAGCCATGTCGGCGCGCGACATCCGCGATCCCTGGTTCGTGCCGGCGCCGCTGCAAGGCCCGGCGCGAGACAAGCGCGCCGCGCTCTGCCTCAATCCGGGCGGCCTTGCCACCACGCCCGAGGTGAAGGCGGCGGTGAGCGACGCCGGCAAGCGGCTGGAGCGGGCGGGGTGGACCGTCGATATCATCGAGGACACGCCGCCGATGCGCGAGGCGGTCGAGTGGCAGATCAAGCTCTGGCTCGGCGATGGCTATGAGGCGCAGCTCGAGGCGGCCGAACGCGAAGGCGATCCCGGTGCGCTGGCCTGCCTGCGCGGCAACCGCGCCAGGGTCACGCCGATGGACCAGGCCAATTACGCCAAGGCGCTGACGCGGCGGGCCACGCTGACCCGCGACTGGATGCTGTTCTTCGAGAAATACGCCGTGCTGTTGACGCCGGTCTCGGGCGAGTTGCCATTCCCGGATCATCTCGACCGCAAGGACGACGAGTCCTTCAAGCGGGTGTGGGAAGCGCAGCTGCCGCAGATCGCGATTCCCTTCATGGGATTGCCCGGCCTCGTGGTCTCCACAGGTCTCGTCGGCAAGGCGCCGGTGGGCGTGCATGTCGTGTCCGGCCGCTATCGCGAGGATCTCTGCCTGCTCGCAGGCGAGGCGATCGAGGCGGGCGGCGTGCCGCCGTCGCCGATCGATCCCGTGGGCTAG